The sequence GCCGGCGGCACCACCGATTTCACCGAATTGGGTATCGCCCTGGAACCGAAGCCCGGCGTGCTGCTGGCATGGAACAATGCCACGCCAGACGGGCTGACCAATACCAAGACGATGCATGCGGGCCGTCCGGTAACGGCCGGCTGCAAATACATCATCACCAAGTGGTATCGCGCCCGCGAGTGGCACTAGGCCACCGCGAGCCGCGCCGCGTCAGGCGGCCAGCGCCTCGGCAATCAGCTTGCGGGTGTTCTCGACGCCGTAGAGCGCGATGAAGCTGCCCATGCGCGGCCCCTGCGAGGAACCCAGCAGCGTCTCGTAGAGCGCCTTGAACCAGTCGCGCAGGTTGTCGAACCCGTGCGCCTCGTTCTTGCCGATCTCGTAGACGATGGTCTGCAGATCTTCCGCTGCCATGTCGGGATCGACTTCGGCCAGCCGCGCATCCAGCTCGCGCAGCGCCGCGGCCTCGTTCTCCGCCGGCGCGCGCTTCTGCAATGTCGGCGCGACGAAATCGCGGTTGTAGGCGAGCGCCTTCTCCACCAGCCGGTAGAGGTCCGGGTGATCGTCGGGGTCCATGTCGTGCATGTAATTGCCGAGGTAGGACCACACCTGCTCGTGTGTTGCCGTCGCGCCCAGCACGCTGACGAGGTTGAGCAGCAGGCCATAGGTCACCGGCAGGCTGTCGCCCGAACCGATGGGCGGCTGCGAGCCGCTCGAATCCTTCACCCGCAGTAGGTTCCACACCGGGTTGCCCAGCTGCTTGTCGATATCCTGTTCGAGGATGCGCTCGCGGAACTGCCAGTAGTCGTCCACCGCGCGCGGGATCACGCCGACGTGCAGCTGCTTCGCGCTCTTGGGATTGGGGAAGATGTAGAAGCCCAGGCTTTCTTCACTGCCATAGGTCAGCCATTCCTCAATCGAGAGGCCGTTGCCCTTGGACTTGGAGATCTTCTCGCCCTTCTCGTCGAGGAACATCTCGTAGATCAGGCCTTCGGGCTTGCGACCGCCCAGCGCCTTGATGATCCGGCCCGACTGGACGCCGCTGTCGGTCAGGTCCTTGCCGTACATCTCGTAATCGACGCCCAGCGCATACCAGCGCATGGCCCAGTCGACCTTCCACTGCAGCTTGGACATGCCGCCCAGCGCGCTTTGCTCGATCACTTCGCCGTCTTCGTCGGTGAAGCGGATCATCCCGGTCTCGGCGTCGAGCACTTCCACCGGCACCTGCAACACATGGCCGGTCTTCGGGCTGATCGGCAGCACCGGCGAATAGGTCTGCCGCCGCTCTTCACGCAGCGTCGGCAGCATGATGTCGAGAATGTCCCGGTTGTGCCGCAGCACCTGCTTCAGCGCATCGTCGAAAGCGCCGGAGTTGTAACGGTCGGACGCCGCGATGAACTCGTACTCGAAGCCGAATCGGTCGAGGAATTCGCGCAGCATGGCGTTGTTGTGCGCGGCAAAGCTCTCGTACTTCTCGAACGGGTCGGGAATGCGGCTCAGCGGCTTGTGCAGGTTGTCTTCCAGCAGCGCCTTGTTGGGCACGTTGTCGGGCACCTTGCGCAGGCCGTCCATGTCATCGGAGAAGGCGACCAGTCGCGTAGGCGCGGGCGTACCGTCGTCGCTGGCCGCCACGATTTCATAAGCCTTGCGCACCAGCGTGGTGCGCAGCACTTCCTGGAAGGTGCCGATATGCGGCAGGCCCGAGGGGCCATAGCCGGTTTCGAACAGCACGGGCTTTCCGCCGGGTTTACCGTCCCGGTATCGCTTCGCTAGACGCTGGGCCTCCTGAAAGGGCCAGGCCTTGGATACGCGGGCGGCTTCGATGAGATCGGTGCTGAACATGGGCTGGGCCTTTTGCGCATGACCGAAGCTTTCGCAAGCGCGAAACGATTCGGAACCCTAGCGGGCGCGCGCCATTGATTGGCAAAACCACAGAACCGGGGGCACCCTTGAACTACGTCGAAATCCTCGAAAACCAGATTGTTTCCATGTGGGAAGGCTTCATCGCCATCCTGCCCAACCTCGCCATCGCCCTGCTCGTAATGTTCGTCACCTGGCTGGTGGCGAAGTTCGCCGTGCGCATCGTCGACCGGCTGGCGGGCAAGTCCACCATGCGCGAGGACCTGCGGCAATTGCTCGAAACTGTGGTGCGGCTGGCCATCTGGCTGGCAGGCATCATGCTGGCGCTGATCATCGCCATCCCCGGCTTTACACCGACTGGCCTGATCGCCGGCCTGGGCATCGGCGCACTGGCCATCGGCTTCGCCTTCCAGGACATTTTCGAGAACTTCCTCGCCGGCGTGCTGATCATGCTGCGTGAGAAGATGCGCATCGGTGACCTGATCGAGGTCGAGGGCGTGCTGGGCAAGGTGGAGAAGATCACCCTGCGCGAAACCTATGTCCGCCAGCTTTCCAACGAACTGACCATCATGCCCAATTCCATGCTGTTCAAGAACGCGGTGAAGATCCTGACCGACGATACCGTGCGTCGGAACGAGGTGATCGTGGGCGTGGCCTACGACACCGACCTGGAGCTGGCGCAGAAGACCATCGAGGAAGCAATGGGCACGGTGGATGCCATCGTGAAGGATCGCCCCGTGGTGGTCTATGCACAGGAATTCGGCGGCAGCTCGATCGATTTCCTCGTGCAGTGGTATGCGCAGTCCGCCTCGCGCGACCTGCGACAGACCAAGAGCGAGGCGATCAAGGCGATCAAGAAGGCGCTGGACGCGAAGGGCATCGACATCCCCTTCCCCATCCAGACCAACTATTTCCCCGAACCCCTGCGGATCGAGCAGGTCGCCGGCGCGGCTGCGGACTAAGTCAACGAAAGCGATTGGCAGCGTAGAGGTGCTGTGGCATCCTCCCTTCGTTGAGAGAGGGGAGAATCTCACATGGCGATACGCCCGACTGCCAGCCGAAAGGCCTATCCGGACGTTCCACTGTTCCGGTACGAATACACCGATCTTTCGCTGGCAGAGGTGCAGCGCCGCCTGACGGCGCCCGCCCTGGCCGGGCCGCAGAGCCTAGCACCGCATGACAACCTTGCCGGAACCACCCTGCGATTTCGCAGCGAGGACGGGCCTGAGCTGGATTTCATCTTCAGCCCTGAAATGCGGGTGGAAGTTGGCGGTACCGAAACCGGCTATGGCGCGCAGACGCTGGAGCATGTCACGCTCGTCAGCGTACTGCTGCCCCGCGAACCGCGCGGCTATGCGCTGGCGTGGGACCGGCACAGCAATCGCGCGACACTGTTCGAGCTGTGGTACGGCGATGGCCCGGCGCCGCGCGCGCGCGAGGTCAATCGCGCCGTCTGGCATGGCCATGTCGAAGGCGATGCAGCGCCCGAAGGCGAACCGCACCATCCCACCCTGCGCTGCGAGGGACGCGCGCTCTCATGGACCGAGGACACCGGCAACCGGACGCTCGAATACTATTGTTCGGTGACCTACACC is a genomic window of Aurantiacibacter sp. MUD11 containing:
- a CDS encoding lysine--tRNA ligase gives rise to the protein MFSTDLIEAARVSKAWPFQEAQRLAKRYRDGKPGGKPVLFETGYGPSGLPHIGTFQEVLRTTLVRKAYEIVAASDDGTPAPTRLVAFSDDMDGLRKVPDNVPNKALLEDNLHKPLSRIPDPFEKYESFAAHNNAMLREFLDRFGFEYEFIAASDRYNSGAFDDALKQVLRHNRDILDIMLPTLREERRQTYSPVLPISPKTGHVLQVPVEVLDAETGMIRFTDEDGEVIEQSALGGMSKLQWKVDWAMRWYALGVDYEMYGKDLTDSGVQSGRIIKALGGRKPEGLIYEMFLDEKGEKISKSKGNGLSIEEWLTYGSEESLGFYIFPNPKSAKQLHVGVIPRAVDDYWQFRERILEQDIDKQLGNPVWNLLRVKDSSGSQPPIGSGDSLPVTYGLLLNLVSVLGATATHEQVWSYLGNYMHDMDPDDHPDLYRLVEKALAYNRDFVAPTLQKRAPAENEAAALRELDARLAEVDPDMAAEDLQTIVYEIGKNEAHGFDNLRDWFKALYETLLGSSQGPRMGSFIALYGVENTRKLIAEALAA
- a CDS encoding mechanosensitive ion channel family protein; its protein translation is MNYVEILENQIVSMWEGFIAILPNLAIALLVMFVTWLVAKFAVRIVDRLAGKSTMREDLRQLLETVVRLAIWLAGIMLALIIAIPGFTPTGLIAGLGIGALAIGFAFQDIFENFLAGVLIMLREKMRIGDLIEVEGVLGKVEKITLRETYVRQLSNELTIMPNSMLFKNAVKILTDDTVRRNEVIVGVAYDTDLELAQKTIEEAMGTVDAIVKDRPVVVYAQEFGGSSIDFLVQWYAQSASRDLRQTKSEAIKAIKKALDAKGIDIPFPIQTNYFPEPLRIEQVAGAAAD